In the genome of Saccopteryx leptura isolate mSacLep1 chromosome 10, mSacLep1_pri_phased_curated, whole genome shotgun sequence, one region contains:
- the FBXL2 gene encoding F-box/LRR-repeat protein 2 isoform X2, giving the protein MGAQKSLTVPLLFSSTCYSLSRFCSKLKHLDLTSCVSITNSSLKGISEGCRSLEYLNLSWCDQITKDGVEALVRGCRGLRALLLRGCTQLEDEALKHIQNYCHELVSLNLQSCSRITDEGVVQICRGCQRLQALCLSGCSNLTDASLTALALNCPRLQILEAARCSHLTDAGFTLLARNCHDLEKMDLEECILITDSTLIQLSVHCPQLQALSLSHCELITDDGILHLSNSTCGHERLRVLELDNCLLITDVALEHLESCRGLERLELYDCQQVTRAGIKRMRAQLPHVKVHAYFAPVTPPTAVGGSGHRLCRCCVIL; this is encoded by the exons ATGGGTGCACAAAAATCACTGACAG TGCCTCTGCTCTTTTCCAGCACGTGTTACAGCCTTAGCAGGTTCTGCTCCAAGCTGAAACATCTGGATCTGACCTCCTGTGTGTCCATCACCAACAGCTCCTTAAAGGGGATCAG TGAGGGCTGCCGGAGCCTGGAGTACCTCAACCTCTCGTGGTGTGACCAGATCACCAAGGATGGCGTCGAGGCGCTGGTGCGCGGCTGTCGCGGCCTGAGAGCCCTGCTGCTGCGGGGCTGCACGCAG CTAGAAGATGAAGCTCTGAAACACATTCAGAATTACTGCCACGAGCTCGTGAGCCTCAACTTACAGTCCTGCTCA CGCATCACGGATGAAGGCGTGGTGCAGATCTGCAGGGGCTGCCAGCGGCTGCAGGCCCTCTGCCTCTCCGGCTGCAGCAACCTCACGGACGCCTCCCTCACAGCCCTGGCTTTGAACTGCCCGAGGCTTCA GATTTTGGAGGCTGCCCGGTGTTCCCACTTGACTGACGCAGGCTTTACACTTTTAGCTCGG AATTGCCACGACCTGGAAAAGATGGACCTTGAAGAATGCATCCTG ATCACCGACAGCACGCTCATCCAGCTCTCCGTGCACTGTCCCCAGCTGCAGGCCCTG AGTTTGTCCCACTGTGAGCTCATCACAGATGATGGAATCCTGCACCTGAGCAACAGCACTTGTGGCCACGAGAGGCTGCGAGTATTGGAATTGGACAACTGCCTCCTCATCACCGATGTGGCCCTGGAACACCTGGAGAGCTGCCGTGGCCTGGAGCGCCTCGAGTTGTATGACTGTCAGCAGGTCACCCGCGCAGGCATCAAGCGCATGCGG GCGCAACTCCCTCATGTCAAAGTCCACGCCTACTTTGCGCCTGTCACGCCCCCGACAGCAGTGGGAGGAAGTGGGCATCGGCTGTGCAGGTGTTGTGTCATCCTCTGA